In Struthio camelus isolate bStrCam1 chromosome 4, bStrCam1.hap1, whole genome shotgun sequence, a genomic segment contains:
- the MYOZ2 gene encoding myozenin-2 isoform X1, giving the protein MLSHSAMVKERKQQASAIMDEIHRNVSPSLDLGKKVSTPRDIMVEELSTLSNRGARLFKRRQRRSDKYTYENYHYVANKPRNRGEPIQSVKMDGLSVEGISQHAPMTPPNTPDPRSPPHPENIAPGYSGPLKEIPPEKFNTTSVPKYYQSPWIEAIRDDPELLEALYPKLFQPEAKPDLPDYRSFNRVATPFGGFERASKLVKFKVPDFNLLMLNDPRFMILANPLATRRSFNRTPKGWTSENIPVVFIQPSDSNTVPETDDL; this is encoded by the exons ATGTTATCACATTCTGCCATGGTCAAAGAGAGGAAACAACAAGCATCAGCCATTATGGATGAAATACACAGAAATG TCTCACCCAGCTTAGACCTCGGAAAAAAGGTCAGCACTCCGAGAGATATCATGGTAGAGGAACTATCAACACTCAGCAATAGAGGCGCAAGACTCTTTAAGAGACGTCAACGGAGATCTGACAAATACACATATGAAAATTATCATTACGTAGCAAACAAGCCAAGAAAT CGTGGCGAGCCCATACAGAGTGTTAAAATGGATGGCCTCAGTGTTGAAGGCATTTCCCAGCATGCCCCAATGACACCTCCTAATACACCTGATCCCCGGAGCCCACCACATCCTGAAAACATTGCCCCAG GATATTCTGGACCACTGAAAGAAATTCCTCCTGAAAAGTTCAACACTACTTCTGTGCCAAAGTACTATCAGTCTCCCTGGATAGAGGCCATTAGAGATGATCCAGAGCTATTGGAAGCTTTGTATCCGAAACTCTTTCAACCTGAAGCAAAGCCAGACCTGCCTGACTACAGAAGCTTTAACAG AGTTGCTACTCCCTTTGGTGGTTTTGAGAGAGCATCAAAGCTGGTCAAATTCAAGGTACCAGATTTTAATCTACTGATGCTAAATGATCCCAGATTCATGATCCTTGCAAACCCTCTCGCTACCAGGAGATCCTTCAATAGGACTCCTAAGGGATGGACGTCCGAGAATATTCCTGTAGTGTTCATTCAGCCTTCGGATTCCAACACTGTTCCAGAAACAGATGACCTGTGA
- the MYOZ2 gene encoding myozenin-2 isoform X2: MVEELSTLSNRGARLFKRRQRRSDKYTYENYHYVANKPRNRGEPIQSVKMDGLSVEGISQHAPMTPPNTPDPRSPPHPENIAPGYSGPLKEIPPEKFNTTSVPKYYQSPWIEAIRDDPELLEALYPKLFQPEAKPDLPDYRSFNRVATPFGGFERASKLVKFKVPDFNLLMLNDPRFMILANPLATRRSFNRTPKGWTSENIPVVFIQPSDSNTVPETDDL, encoded by the exons ATGGTAGAGGAACTATCAACACTCAGCAATAGAGGCGCAAGACTCTTTAAGAGACGTCAACGGAGATCTGACAAATACACATATGAAAATTATCATTACGTAGCAAACAAGCCAAGAAAT CGTGGCGAGCCCATACAGAGTGTTAAAATGGATGGCCTCAGTGTTGAAGGCATTTCCCAGCATGCCCCAATGACACCTCCTAATACACCTGATCCCCGGAGCCCACCACATCCTGAAAACATTGCCCCAG GATATTCTGGACCACTGAAAGAAATTCCTCCTGAAAAGTTCAACACTACTTCTGTGCCAAAGTACTATCAGTCTCCCTGGATAGAGGCCATTAGAGATGATCCAGAGCTATTGGAAGCTTTGTATCCGAAACTCTTTCAACCTGAAGCAAAGCCAGACCTGCCTGACTACAGAAGCTTTAACAG AGTTGCTACTCCCTTTGGTGGTTTTGAGAGAGCATCAAAGCTGGTCAAATTCAAGGTACCAGATTTTAATCTACTGATGCTAAATGATCCCAGATTCATGATCCTTGCAAACCCTCTCGCTACCAGGAGATCCTTCAATAGGACTCCTAAGGGATGGACGTCCGAGAATATTCCTGTAGTGTTCATTCAGCCTTCGGATTCCAACACTGTTCCAGAAACAGATGACCTGTGA